A genomic region of Arachis stenosperma cultivar V10309 chromosome 9, arast.V10309.gnm1.PFL2, whole genome shotgun sequence contains the following coding sequences:
- the LOC130951558 gene encoding RING-H2 finger protein ATL70-like encodes MSNNSTSQSKDGFDASGFTYGVAFILGLIFLLATIAFACFRIRRIRVPNIFNIVAGVPPSSQSHQTLEHHVDIRIDTSYENYPKMPYSDEVKNKNSVVGGCTICLGDYKESEMLRVLPGCGHAFHQPCVDPWLMLHSTCPICRKSLPTQPP; translated from the coding sequence ATGTCCAATAATTCCACTTCTCAATCAAAAGATGGTTTTGATGCTAGTGGTTTCACATATGGCGTAGCATTCATACTAGGTTTGATCTTCTTACTTGCTACCATAGCTTTTGCATGTTTCCGCATTCGCAGAATTCGAGTTCCTAACATATTTAACATAGTAGCCGGTGTTCCTCCATCGTCACAATCTCATCAAACATTGGAACACCACGTGGATATTCGTATCGACACGAGTTATGAGAATTACCCTAAGATGCCATATTCCGATGAGGTAAAGAACAAAAATAGTGTTGTGGGTGGATGCACCATATGCTTAGGAGACTATAAAGAGAGTGAGATGTTGAGGGTTCTTCCTGGTTGTGGCCATGCCTTTCACCAACCTTGTGTTGATCCATGGCTCATGTTGCATTCCACATGTCCCATATGCCGAAAATCATTGCCTACTCAACCTCCATAG